The following DNA comes from Nitrospirota bacterium.
TATCATCAGGCAGTATGTCAGCAGCATCTACGGATCCCCTGAAGACGAGAAATTCTCGGTGATCGCACTGGGGAAGCTCGGCGCAGAAGAGCTGAACTTCAGTTCTGATGTTGATTTCATGTATGTGTACAACACCGAGATCGGCGAGACGTCAGGCGTGTTGAACAGTCAGGGCACGCGTACGAACAGGATATCGAACCATGAATATTACTGCAAGATCGGCGAGGAGCTTTCCAAATTCCTTTCCCAGAACACTGAGGCAGGGTTCGTGTACAGGGTCGATCTGAGACTGAGGCCTGAGGGTCAGCGCGGAGCAATAGCCCTTACGCTGAGAGGATATGAGATGTATTACGAATCCTGGGGAAGGGCATGGGAACGGGCAATGCTCCTGCGTGCGCGTCCTGTGGCTGGGGACAAGGGGCTCGGAAGGGATTTCATGGAGATGATCAGACCCTTTGTCTTCAGAAAGTATCTCGACTTCAGTGCCATTGACGAGATCAGCAAACTCAAAACGCGCATCGATGCTACATTCAAAAAGACTGATATCAAGAGAGGGTATGGAGGCATCAGGGAGATAGAGTTCTTCAGCCAGGCGCTTCAGCTTATCTATGCAGGACGGGAACCTCTGCTCAAAGAACGGAATGTGCTGAAGATACTGCACCGCCTCTTTCAGAAAGGGCTCATCGGGATGGACGACTATGGTATCCTTTCTGACAATTACCGGTATCTGAGGACCCTTGAGCACAGGCTGCAGCAGGTGAATGACCTGCAGACCCATACCCTGCCGGCCGGTGATGCGGAACTGCAGGTATTCAGCAGGAAGATGGGCCATGCATCAAAGAGCGTGTTTATTGATGATCTTGAGGAGAGAAGAACGCAGGTGCGCACCATCTATGATTCGCTCTTTGGGGCCAGGAAAGAAGAATCTTCAACAGGCCATACGCTCTTTGACGAAGAGTTCTCTGACACTGAACTGAAGGAGTTCCTGTCAGAGGCAGGATTGAGAGATGTTGATAAGGCCCTGCGAAATATCCGGTCGATCAGGGACAGTACCTTCAACTTCCAGACCCTGAGGGGCAGAAGACTTCTCTCTGATATCCTCCCCATGTTCGTTGACAGCGGTCTCAGGTCCGGCAATCCTGATATTGCGCTGAACCATATTCAGGCATTCGCTGAACTCCTCAGCACAAACGAGTCTTATCTTGAAGTATTCAGCAAGAACAGGACGCTCATCGATCTTATTGTCTATGTATTTTCCCAAAGCGACTATCTGTCGAAGATGCTCATGGCCCGGCCCCAGCATCTCGAGATGATAGGCTGGCAGGAGACCCTGCGCAAGAGTCTTGGCGCGCTTCGCTCCGAGATAAGAGAGGCCATGTCAGAAGGCGGATCAATAGGCGATGCTGTGCGGCTGGTGAAGCAGATGGAAGAGATCAGGATAGGACTGCTTTTTCTCCAGAAGAGGACCGATGTGATCAAGGTGACCAAAGGACTGAGCAGGACTGCAGAGGCGGTTCTCTCCTCATCGTTCGAGCAGAGCGGCGAGGCGCAGAAGGGAATGGCGATCATGAGTTTCGGCAAGTTAGGCGGCAGGGAGATCGCCTTTGGATCTGATCTCGACCTTATATTCGTGTCCCAGGGGGATGTTCAGTTCGAGCAGACCAAGGCTGCTGAAAAACTGCTCAGGATGCTTATCTCATACACCCGTGACGGCATTGCATACAGCGTGGACACGCGACTGCGGCCTGAAGGTTCAAAGGGCCCGCTGGTCTCATCAGTTGAGGCATTCAGAAGATATTATGCAGAGTCTGCAGCCTTCTGGGAGTTTCAGGCGCTGCTCAAGGCCAGACCTGCTGCCGGAGATATGAAGACAGGTTGTGCATTCATGCAGATGGCGCATGAAACACTTGCTGCTCATGGCTCGAAGGTAACTGCATCCGATATCAGGCAGATGCGCGAGAGGATCATGCGCGAGCGCGCCAAAGAGTCTGAGGGATACGATATCAAGCTCGGCCCCGGCGGCATTGAAGAGATCGAGTTCATGGTCCAGTTCCTGCAGTTGAAGAACTGCGCAAGGCATAGGACGCTCCTTGTGCAGAATACGCTTGCAGCGATACGCAGGCTTGCAGTTGCGGGTGTCATTGCGCAGGCAGAGGCGAAGATGTTAACGGATATATATATCTTTTTCCGCACGATAGAATGCCTCCTGAGATTACGGGGCGAGGCTGTTCTTCAGAAGGATGAAGAAAGCCTCAAAAGCGCTTCGGAGTTCATGGGATGCAAGGATAGCGCCGAGTTATCAGAGCATATCGAGAGCAGAAGAAAAGCCGTAAGAGGAGGCTTTGACCGTCATCTGCCTCTTTAAAAAATCTTCCTCTATGGTATAAACTTCTCTGTATATAAAACCTCAAACCTATCAGGAGGGTTTCATGACATCGATAAAGCGTATAGGGATCATCACCAGCGGCGGCGACTGCGGCGGCCTGAATGCGGTAATTAAAGGGGTGGCCAGAGAGGCATATGCCCTGGGAATCGAGTCTGTTGTCATTCCAAACGGTTACGCGGGGCTCTACAACCTCATTGAGCTCCCGGAGGTGGTTTTTCTCAATGCTGAGCGCGTCAGCCGCATCGAGGCGTCTCTTGCCGGGTCCGAGGCGGGCCATTCACGGGTGAAGATCAGCAAGATAAAGGACGAAAAGAAATATGACCGCATCAAGGAAGGCCTCAAAAAATTCGGCATTGACGCACTCGTAATCAGCGGCGGTGATGATACAGGAAGCGTTGTTGTTGACCTCTCTTCACAAGGCATACCCTGTATCCATGTTCCAAAGACCATGGACCTTGATCTGCAGCCGTACAGTGTTGGCGGAGATTCGTCAATAAACAGGATCGCGACATTCACCAGGGACCTCAAGACAACCGGATTAAGCCATAACCGGGTGATGGTTGTCGAAGTCT
Coding sequences within:
- the glnE gene encoding bifunctional [glutamate--ammonia ligase]-adenylyl-L-tyrosine phosphorylase/[glutamate--ammonia-ligase] adenylyltransferase, which translates into the protein MPLFLKEAANATPDPDRALKNLSSFLEENPERGGELQEHIRSISLLFSHSQFLANYSNTHPEDLFAAISTIENAPEREAVAIALKREFDAISEAPQRTTLPLYMNAVRRFRLKEILKITLRDILKKADLVDIMFEMSCLADVITEGSLNIIRQYVSSIYGSPEDEKFSVIALGKLGAEELNFSSDVDFMYVYNTEIGETSGVLNSQGTRTNRISNHEYYCKIGEELSKFLSQNTEAGFVYRVDLRLRPEGQRGAIALTLRGYEMYYESWGRAWERAMLLRARPVAGDKGLGRDFMEMIRPFVFRKYLDFSAIDEISKLKTRIDATFKKTDIKRGYGGIREIEFFSQALQLIYAGREPLLKERNVLKILHRLFQKGLIGMDDYGILSDNYRYLRTLEHRLQQVNDLQTHTLPAGDAELQVFSRKMGHASKSVFIDDLEERRTQVRTIYDSLFGARKEESSTGHTLFDEEFSDTELKEFLSEAGLRDVDKALRNIRSIRDSTFNFQTLRGRRLLSDILPMFVDSGLRSGNPDIALNHIQAFAELLSTNESYLEVFSKNRTLIDLIVYVFSQSDYLSKMLMARPQHLEMIGWQETLRKSLGALRSEIREAMSEGGSIGDAVRLVKQMEEIRIGLLFLQKRTDVIKVTKGLSRTAEAVLSSSFEQSGEAQKGMAIMSFGKLGGREIAFGSDLDLIFVSQGDVQFEQTKAAEKLLRMLISYTRDGIAYSVDTRLRPEGSKGPLVSSVEAFRRYYAESAAFWEFQALLKARPAAGDMKTGCAFMQMAHETLAAHGSKVTASDIRQMRERIMRERAKESEGYDIKLGPGGIEEIEFMVQFLQLKNCARHRTLLVQNTLAAIRRLAVAGVIAQAEAKMLTDIYIFFRTIECLLRLRGEAVLQKDEESLKSASEFMGCKDSAELSEHIESRRKAVRGGFDRHLPL